The segment TTGAATTTCATTGGATACTTGGCCTGAATTTGATTTGTTTAACCATGCATAATGCATTTTGTGACTTGCTCTTCCAAGAATGCTTTCATGAAAGTGCATGTACCAATGAATTATTGGTTGAAGAAAAGTCAAAGAAATACAAATGAAACAAGACTTGTTTTTATGCAGAGGCATGTGTCAATGAATCAAGGGTAGATGTAAAATCATGTGGGGTCTTGATGGACCATAAAGATGATTGTTCAAAGAAACATAAATCAAATATTGCACATGCTAGAAATTTTTTCACTAACCTAAGATTGTTGGTGAGGGATTCAACTGAAAGCAATGTATGTGTGAAATTTTATGAATTGACATATTTGCATTTGTAATGTGCTAAACACATGACCAACTACCCACCAGATCGAAGAACATTTTTACTCATATCAAAATCTTCAACCTGTGATGTATAACTTGTATCAGTCACAACCTCCATCCGTCTAAATGCTCATCACTAAAGTCCTTTTGCTAGACTCTCTTAAACAAGGTTTCCATATATTTAAGGGCAAAGAGGCCAAGAATGCCTATGGTCACTAATTAAAGAGGATAAAAAAAATCAAGTTAGGAAAATATAAATAAAAGGAGCTTAAATTTCATCTAATAGACatgttaatattttttatattcactatcgtggaatctggaggtgtcctcacCGAAGCGAGaataatcccccagtgtgtacaacctgctcacaaggtagcaacacacataGAGTTAACACAGCCGGAGACTCGAACTCAAggccatggggagcatacccacgccttaagttgcgatccacgaccgggtgagctagggccgaagccctgtgttaatatttttctttcctttaaatCTAATTTTTAAATGTTCTTTCAATTTGCAATATCCACAACAATATATACTCTTTCatttaaaaatcaataataattaataatactattattttaaaaaatatcataTAAAAATTAATTGGTTATGTTTGATTTTGCTTGTAGCTTTTTATATTAaaagataaaatttaaattttaagaatttttaatataatttatttttatttctaatatTTTAATTAGAATTAtaactttttaattttaaaatagtttacatttaaatttataatatttttttatttcttaattTATTCAagactttaattatatttattcTTAGTATTATAATAATTTTCAATTTACTTAAGAAATTAATTATATTTAGGTTGAATTAATGTTAATATTGTTTGTAatagattattattttatttggaaagaCACTTGATGCCCCACACAATCAATATTAAACATACATTCATTAAATTGTCTCAAGAGCAATCCAAACCCTTTCCCGTCTTATATTGTGTGGATCTTATCACATCCAAGTCTTTGTTCACACATCCTTCCATAGATCACTAGCTCAAAATACAATTGTACTTTGATACCATCAATGAATAAACATGGTAAATACTTCAATATTATTGATATATGCTAGGAGAAATTTATATTTATATGTGAGTAAGCAATCATGTGTAACAATTTGAAGTTATAAAGGAGCAAGTGAAGACAATTCATGCAACTGTTATGTAATGGTGGAACAATATTTTCATAATAAAAATTATATGCTAAAGAAATAATAGGGATTAAAAGGCAAAAATAAATCATGTATGTAATTGCAAGTAGACTAGCCTTTCCTAAAAAAAACTAGAAAATATGATTGAGAGTTTCATGgtggtcacaaaagagaaaaatagtattAAAACCTTGATAATGAATACATTATGAAAAGTGAGTGAGCAAGCTTAGGCTCACCAATTATCATCCAAATAGTTTGGAATCTTCATCGATTGAACTAGCTAGTACCACCCAACACAAATAAGGGGAATGCAACAATAGTCTAGATGGGGAGGACTTCGATTGTGTCAAATGGTAGTGCAACATTTGCTTTGGTAAGCCATTGCAATAGTAGAAATCAATTAGTTCCATCTCTATTTACTTTTCTAATAATCAATATGACAACCACCTTGTTTTGTAAGCCATTGCAATAGTAGAAATCAATCAGTTCCCACTCTATTTACTTTTCTAATAATCAATATGACAATGACCTCTTCTTTTCTAATAATAAATGTCACAACAAATTCTTCATCTCAAATAGTTCATCTATATCTTACTATCAGAATCATAATAACCCTACAAGTGCTAATATTAAAAAACTATCTGGGCCTAGGGGAAAGGatccaatagttgtgcaccctaacttcgcgcttctcaaaatcctacttgaaaatttcaaatcactccgatttttttacagcagcttacttggcaagtcccttgcttataactaaggtttcagggccacatcatcaaatatgatgccacatcagcatgctttttgccaaggtgtccaaaacagcgcccaaaaaaagtgagaccaataggtgtgcaaaagagaccccaatagttgtgccgCTGacatggcatcacatgattggttactttttacaatattagtacatttcttaacaactattggtacatttcctaacaactgttggtacatttcctaacaaaaattgatattttttgtttcaaacaataggttttatttgttcaatttttgaaacaaaaggtatcaacaaccctcacaacaattggtacatgctcaactactagtCCTTTCCCCTATATCTAGAATGAAATGGCCGcggctattttggctccaaaatagacctttcatacaacgtgttagtgacaggGTAGTCAATCGTGACCGTTAaatgcaaaatcgatggtgtaaaacgcgcgactaacacgcatgttagtcccTCCGTACTGTCGAAAGAAATCATCCCTTCTCATTAATATCATTGTACACTTATTGATAATAATATAAGCTGTCATCTCTTGACTACGACACTCTGCTTCAGCTACTTGCATTCATTATTCTTTGTCAACAggtcatttctttatgcaaatataataataataataacaagaacTCAAGGAATCCTACACTTAGCAGCACGGACATAGTCACTACAAATCTAATTCTTGGGTGTTGGCAACGTCTGGAATATGGAGTGGCTATTTGCGGGTTTGGCAGCTGTTTGTGGAggtttaataatgcttttatttaaGATTGCAACAGCAATATGGTGGAAGCCTTTGCGATTGAAAAAGTTCTTTGAAGCACAAGGAATCAGGAGACCTCCATACAGGATATTATATGGGAATTCTACAGATATATCCAGAATGATCGATGAGCAGACAGCCAAATCCATGCCACTCTCACATGACATGGTCCCTCGAGTTTTTCCCCATTTACATGAATGGAGCAGAATTTATGGTACACTTGTATCCTGCAATTTTTAAAGCGCCTGATGTTTTATTAATCATATTACTGGAATTCCTGCTCAGCACCATTAATTGTTTTGCTTGGGAATTGTTAGAACTTAGAATAGTGGTTGATTAGGAACAAAAAGAAGATCCAGGATTCTGAAGATTGTATTTATTAATAAACTGTTCAATGTGATGTATAGGTCAGGATTTTATTTTCTGGTTTGGGCATCAAGCCAGGTTGGTAGTTCCCCATCCCGAGCTTATTGAGGAGATATTGTCCGCTAAATTTCACAACTTTACAAAGCTTCCAGGTGATCCCCTTTCAAGACAGCTAGTTGGACAGGGACTCGTGGGGTTGACAGGTGAAAAATGGGCTCAGCATAGGAAAATCATCAATCCTGCTTTCCATATGGATCTCTTGAAGGTAAGGCACTGAATGTTTGTATGTATGTCCTAAATTAGAACCTAAATAATAGAATGTATGGATCGATTTTTTTCGGAGAGTAATCTACCAAGTTCCACATCATGGTAATAAGTTCTCtgcatttttttttatatgttAAATACCTTCTTTGGAAATCTTTTTATTGTCCCAAAGATTCATTCAATATTTACTGAGCTTTGCTTTTAATTATGAACTTAACCTGCGAAATTCGGGGAGTAGTTCTGTTTGTTAGTTTGTTTTTTTTTGGCTCGGACATTTTGTGAAACGGTTGTCCCTCATCCATGTTTCATAAAACCGTTTCTTTAAGATGGCTTAGGCTAAATAGTTGTCCTGCTCATTGATCTAAAAATCAAATAGAAGGTTACGATGTTAATTGATATTTAGTTGTGTTTATTCACAGATCTTTTAGTTGAGTAGGTTTTTTGATTCCGAGAATGTCTGGATTGCTTGACAAAATGGGTATATGGGTTTCTGATAGTGGATTGCGTGACAAAAATCCAAAATGGGTATATGGGTTTCTGATAGTGGATTGCGTGACAAAATGGGCATATGATGCAAGATTGGAATGTTGCAGATAGTGGACAATTGAATCTGGACTTCTCTCCTATGTTAGTCCTATGTTGGAACTATTGATTGGGAGGATAAAAATGGATAATTCTTTGATTCATTtctgattaataaatttttacccaaGCAAACCCAACTACGGACGAGTTCAGCTTCATTGCAAATATTGCTGTATCAATGATAATGGTGTTTCAAGTTCGCTTACCTGTCTGGGTACCCATCATTTTTTAACGCAATATGATCAGCTCACCTACATTTCATCTAGGAAATTTTCTAACGCTTGTGATGAATTTAGCAATTGTGGCTAATTTGTTTAACTTTTTTAATAGACTAATTGTAATGTCCATTTACTTTGTTAGAACACATAGATAAAGTGGTCTTCGTTTGGTCTGCCATAGTAATGTCACAAGGAAGAATGATCCATCAAATATACTTATATGATTTCAAACGGACCATTTGCATTCTCAGCGTTAAAATGATTTCTAATGTCCCAACGTTTTTTCTCATGGACATTTTGTGCAAATCTTTAGGTTGCTCATACAAATATTTGATATGACGCTTTTGATATATGTAGCATACAAGAGCTACTTTTTTGGCGAAGGATATTTTATCAGATAGAATTAGgattaaaatgatataatatatataaatcgaAAAAATTTCAGTGTCACTGTTGCCGTTGCCGTCACGTTTCTGGTTTCCGGTAACCCTCTTTCCAAACATGCATAAGTGGACTATTTGCAGAGCCAGGGTGATTCCTCCAATTAGATATAATCCCCACGTTATATCCACGGCCAAATATTGCAGTTGGGCGTCACAACTGAAGTTAAAAATGATTTTCAAGTAGAATGCAATTAGTTTGAAGGATATCCAAGCCAAATTACTTAAGGATGTCTAGGGCAGGGCCACATCACTTGAGCCCAAAGATTTTTTAACAAGTTCGTCTGTGATGAAGAAATAAGCCATTGATTTTTCCACGAGGAAACCCGAATTAAGCGCCATCCTCTGCTGCCCTggattgacatatttttaatgaaGGGTTATATCTCTGTCAACTTAAGAGAATAGCGTACTTCTCTTAAAGCATTCAAAAAGAGATACGTGGGAGACCCtggtactatttttttttttttcaatcaatgCCTACCTTGAGATTTCTAGAAACATAATATTATGAACTAATTTTGTTTAATTTACAGGCCAGTGGGGAGTAAACTTGATTGAGATGCTACCTAGAAGCCTTGGCTGGTGCTTCTTGTATACTGATATTCTTGTTAGAATCTATAAAAGTTACTTTTATCTTATCGAATCTATGACACTGCCATTATAAACCCTAATCTCTTTGTAACTATCCAGATTGTTCTATAAATACTTCCCTACTTTGAcattcaaatcaaaatttcatagGAGATATATCCTGTCATActagaaatttatatatatttttaataatatttctgTAATTACAGGGTATGATTCCGACAATTGTGAAAAGCAGTGCCGATATGTTGGATGAATGGAGTAAATTGGTATTGTCAGGTGCATCGGAAATTGATGTGCAAAAGGAATTCAGGGAACTTACAGCAGATATTATTTCCCGCACAGCATTTGGTAGCAATTTTACAGAGGGAAAGGAAATATTTGATATGCAGGCCAAACAGATGATTCTTACAGCTGAATCATTTAGCACTGTTTATATTCCAGGTTTCAGGTGACAAACTTGAGTTTTGTGACATATTCTTAAATTAGGAGTGCAATCAACATTTTCTCTGAAAATGTATTTTTTAAATAATAGTTTGTTCAAATGTTTCATCTGAAATTACATTAATAAATAGGTTCTATCACTTGAGATTAACTAACGAAACAAAAGCACCCACAACAAATGTTTGCTAACGTTTGTCGGACTAGGATAATGTGTTGGTACATTACGAGGGCCTATTCATATTATGGAGTGCACagaatctataatttcttttggtTTCTTAAATTGGTACATAATGTCTGAGAGTATCTCCTCTCATCAGGTTTCTGCCTAATACAAAGAACAGGCAACGTTGGAATTTGGAGAAAAATATAAGAAGATGCTTAAAACAAGTTATAGATGCTAGGAAAAAGACTGCTGGAATGGAAAAACCAGGTAGCTATGGTGCTGATCTGCTTGGCTTTATGATGTCTAAGAGCAAGGAGCAGGCGGGAGTCAATGCAAAAAGTAAAGCGAGCCTGAGTACAGAGGAAATCATTGATGAATGTAAGACTTTCTACTTTGGTGGTCATGAAACCACATCAGTACCGTTGACATGGACTATAATATTGTTGGGCATACGTCAAGATTGGCAAGAGCGAGGTCACAGAGAGGTATTGGAAGTATGTGGGAGAAACAAATATCCAGATGCAGACAGCTTAGTTCTCTTCAAAATTGTATGAATCATCTAAAAGAAGCGAAAATTTCCATGAGAATATCATAAAGCATTTTAAAATTAGTCAAATAATATATTAGAGTAGGGGCCATTTGCTGGTTCTGATAAACTGAATTTTTAGCCTCTATACTTTAGTCAAATAATATATTAGAGTAGGGGCCATTTGCTGGTTCTGATAAACTGAATTTTTAGCCTCTATACTTTTCCAGTTTCTTGAGGTACCCGCTGACATCCATAGTAGAAACATAGATTCAGTTATTGTAAATTTAAATATACATAGAGAGGGAACAGAATTCAATCGTATATATAGAGCCTTTATGAAATGATATTAAAGGTGGTCAAACTATAACAAATAGGTGTTGGTGAGCAATTAATCTAAGAAATGAAACAAAAAGCAGAGAAATTATTGAAATTTGTACATGTTATCTTGCCAAAACAATTTCAAAGGATGTAATGCGAAGCAATACCCAATTTAAATTGTAAACAAGCACTGGGGTTTGAATTCAAAAGCAGTATTTTGGATTTCAAAGGATGTAATGCGAAGCAATACCCAATTTAAATTGTAAACAAGCACTGGGGTTTGAATTCAAAAGCAGTATTTTGGATTTGTCTCATAAAATATTGTATGATATTGTTTTGTAGGTGGGAATGATCATAAATGAGACCTTGAGACCTATGTTACCAGAAACGAGAAACGTGAAACGTGACGGCAACGGCAACGTAACGAGAAACGGAATTTTGAAAGGTTGCGCATAAGAaacggtatatatatatatatcaaaatataaaaaaataaataaaaagtttaACATTCAAACAAATGCTAAGCAGATATCAAATACTTAAtagaaataaactcataaatctaCGGAATACCCTAAGAAGGGGACCCCATCTGTCCCAATTGCTGCATAATTTGCTGCAAAATCATCGGAGTATTTTGATAGACTTACCAAAGAAGGGTTGCTGCTAATCCCATTTTAAAAATCTAGCTGTGTTTGTTTGCTTAACTTAGTTGAAAATCAACACGTCAACAGCTACATAAAAGTATTAAATCCATATGCATGAAAAACTGCTGGTTAACTCGTGCAAGTGGTGAGCAAAAAGCCTAAAAGGATGCAGCAGACAATGCTAAGCACAAAAAGTGGCAGATATTTTTGCTTCTAACTTCTTTGCAGTCGACAGGAATGGTCAGATGGTTTAGAAACGGCCGTTTCACGACGGGAAACCGGTTTCTGCCGTTGAAACGCAAAACGGGGCTTTCCCGTCGCGTTTCTGGTAACTTAGCTTGAGACTTTATCCACCTGCAGATGGTGTATTGCGACAGGCATGTGCGCCAACAAAACTTGGGAGAATCTCAATTCCTGCAGGTACTCAACTTGAGCTTCCGATCCTTGCAATTCACCATGATCCTGCTTTGTGGGGAAATGATGCCAACGATTTCAACCCAGGGCGATTTAGTGAAGGAATTGCAAAGGCTGCAAAACATCCAATGGCATTCATGCCCTTTGGTGCAGGCCCAACTATATGTGTGGGCCAGAATTTTGCCTTGTCGGAGGCAAAAATGGTTTTGGCCATGATTCTGCAGAAGTTTTCTTTTGTGACTCCACCTTCTTATACTCATGCTCCTTTCCTTTTATTTACCCTACGACCTCAATACGGAGCTCAGGTTATCCTCCTTAATAGTATCTAGAAACTCCTCGGTCATTGAAATTTTAACTAGCATTTTAGATCTACTATACATAATATTAATCTATCACCAGACCTCAATAGTGCAGACCTTGAATAGTATCTCGAATTAGAAATGCTGGGAATAATCACGTTCTCTCAACATGTTGTAATTGCCGCATGTTTCCTAagttttggaaaggaaaaagaGTGGAAGAAATCCTATGGACCTCATGGATTATAAATCTTAATGCAATGGAATATAGTAAATTTGTTTTATAGACTAATAAATTGTTGATATCTAAGTTTGTCACTTTCTCAAGAATGAGTTTTGCTGGTGACAAGTTGTCTTTTGTTAAAAATTCTGAAACAGAAATTAATAATGATATGGATGTTCTAAACTTGTATTGCTATATTTTGAACTCAAAATTAGCTCATCACAAGatataattcattaaatccaacttGTCTCAAGAGCAATCCAGGTGATTCTGATGAAGTTGAAGGAGttgttgatatggaaggagaaTTGAGATCTGCATTGGCTGATTTGGATGAGCGTAGAGATAAGTATAAGAAGGTAGTTGAGAAGATTATTTTCTTAAGAGATTTAGTGGACAAGGGAAAGAAGGCAATTGATGAGTTTGAAACAAATATTGATGAGAAGACCAAAGAATATTTGAAGTTAGAAGAAGAAGTGACAAATCTAAAAAAAGAACTCAAAGATGCTAAAGATCAGATTAGTAATGGCTTGAGTTTGAAAGGTGGAAAAGAGATACATGAATCTATCAAGTGCAGTTTCAGAATAATAGAGATTTTGGTGAATTTTCGAAGAtcaatgaaaataagaacaaaggAATGAAGAATACTACTGAGGATAAGAAGACTTTCATGCCTAATCAAAATTTCTGGAAGTCTATGATGGACCAGAGACCTCTTTTTTCTTCCAAGTATTTATCATTCAAAAgaaattgtttttcatgcaatcaAGTAGAACATAGAGCGAGTGAACGCGGAAATGAGATAGCCTAGAACTATTCTTTCAATGGAAATTGTCattattgcaataagtttggagGATTCTTGAATACCTATTAGTGTTCAATGTTGTTAGATTGTGTATAATGAAAAAATAGGAGCAtaagtttttcaattttatttcaaCGGAGGAACCAAAGCATATCCTCTATCATTCACACCATCAACATGAATCACATTATTATCAGTGAGATCTACGATTTTATGCTCAAATATAATACAAGTATATGTATGTGTGTCGAGTAATGCTATGGAGATTGCAGAAGGATTAATCATTATACAACTTTGAGACAATCCTCTACAAGAATCCTATAGATGGATGAATTAAGGCTTACCAAATTATTgagaaggtttgaagaacattatctAATGTTTTGCTAAGCTTTGTAAATTTCCTAAACCATCAATGTTTGAATGGTACAAAATCAAATGTAGTAGACATTTGATTGGACTAGATTTAGATTCTTTCTTGTCATTTCTACTTTGaaatgtattatttttttttaCATGTTGAATAGCAAGAGGAAGTGGATGATACCCCATAAGattcaaatatttaaaatttaaaaaaatttaaattcacatAGAAATTTTACCACATAAATTTGGAAGCTAATTCCATAGTCATTAATAGCCTAATTATGTCTCTAGGGACCTTTAATTACATTAGTTAGTTGTTTATGACCATACTGACACATAAGTGTTGTAAGAAAGTGGTGGCTAGCTTGTTAAAATAATGGATAAAAATAGGAGCTAGGGATTAAACATAATCAAGGGCATAGTCCTTAGGGTTCATGGAAATAATTCAGGTAAGACTTTATCTTCATATGCAATATATCTAGATACGTATCATTACAAGCTCATAGGTGACAATTGTGACCATTGTTTCCATAATATAACTATAGTAAAGTCAATGGACAATGGTTGGCTAAAACCCTCAAACACAAAAGGTGTGCAATATGGAGGACTATATAGCTACAGGCATCGTATCCACTTTCTTTTTAAGTTGATCAAACTGCTCTATACTAGTTTATTTAAGGTTTAGAAATACAAATAATAGTGGTATGTGAAGCATGAGTAAAATAGAGAATGTTAAAGAAAGTGAGGTAAGAAAATGGAATTGTAGTGAAAAGAAAaatcacactataaatatagagTTCTCATAAAATGACAAAGAAGAATGATACAAAGAAATAATTTTAATACTTGTATGAGTATAAATAAACACTATCCAACTTAAATTGagaactctagctttgaatatagAACATCACAAACTACACACATAATACGCACCCACAAAATAATTATCTCACTAGTTTCAGTCTGACCATCATCTTAACCTTCCTCAACTTCCCTAAACTCAAAAATTCTTCATTAATTCGTATGGTGAATTGTGACTACAATCTACATTTTGCAAATCAGTTGCAACTACCTCTTAAGAAAATTCCTGTGTCCTTTatactttgatgaatgtccataccttgttccaaagctcccatttggcACATGGTCGGAGGATGCTGATATTTGGTTGCaagtttctaaaaccttttcaacaaatccattttttaAATATCCTACAACCAGGGCGTTCCATGAGAACTTatttctttgaggaattctgtCAAACGGTTCACATGCcttgtttatgcttccacattttggatCCCATGACATTCCGTCAAACAGTTCACGATCCTTACCtatgcttacacattttgcatacacgTCTACCAGGGCGATTGCAGTTACAACAACTGATGAAATTTATCTATCGTTTAACATGCGATGGATGTCAATAACCTGTTCCAAGGcttccattttggcacaggctgggataCTGGCAAAGGTTGCACAGTCTGGCTTTCCACCtgctaatcacatttggttgaaaGTTTCTTAATTCTTCTCACCAAACGCATTTTGTGCATATCATGCAATTATAgaattccatgagaccacatttctttgaggcatccggttaaacagttcacatgccttatatatgcttccacattttggataAATGTCTAACAGAGCATTTCCAACAGTAATATCTGACAATAAATTCCATTCCATTATAAtttgatggatgttcatacccTGTTTTGAAGTTCCCATTGTCGCTATTGCAACAACCATATGGGTAAAACGCTCTTGTCTGCTTCAGATACCTTGGTCTGACGTTCTTGTCTTTTCATTTATGCCATCAAACGCTTACGGGCATCCACCGGAGTTCAACAGTTTGAATGGAAACAAATGCTGGTGACAGGAAAGGGTCCACATATGTCATCTAAGCTGTCGAAGCTTGCGTTGTGCTGTTTAAGTCCAATACTATGGGAATATATTAAATGAAATTACATCGCATTCGTTTGTCTATATACATTCAAACAAAAGGTCATTATCTTTCTGCAATTGTAAATATAACAGGATACTACACTTGGGCAGCACAGACATCGTTACAGCAAATCTGAAGCTTTAAGCAAATAATTACTGGCTGTTAGCCACATCTGGCATATGGAGGGGGTATTTTGGGGTTTGGCGGTTGTTTGTGGTGGTTTAGCTTTGTTTCTACTCAAGATTACAACAACGATATATTGGAAGCCTCTGCAATTGAAAAAGTCATTCGAAGCGCAAGGAATCAGTGGTCCTCCATACAGGTTATTCTATGGGAATTCCACAGATATATCCAGAATGACCGATGAGCAGGAATCCAAACCCATGCCGCTCTCACATGACATACTCCCTCGAGTTCTTCCCTATATTCACCAGTGGACTAAAACCTATGGCACACTTGTATTCTGCATATTTTTAAGCATATGGTATTTTATTAATCATATTACTGGAATTCGTACTTAAGACCATTGATTGTTTTGCTGGGGTGTTGTTAGAACTTATAATAGTCGCCAATTAAGAAGAAGATGCAGGAGTCTGAAAACCCTATTGATTAATAAACTTGTTATATGTTATATAGGTAAGGATTATATTTTCTGGTTCGGGTCTCATGCCAGGTTGGTTGTTCCCCACCC is part of the Cryptomeria japonica chromosome 10, Sugi_1.0, whole genome shotgun sequence genome and harbors:
- the LOC131076935 gene encoding cytochrome P450 734A1 isoform X2; the protein is MEWLFAGLAAVCGGLIMLLFKIATAIWWKPLRLKKFFEAQGIRRPPYRILYGNSTDISRMIDEQTAKSMPLSHDMVPRVFPHLHEWSRIYGQDFIFWFGHQARLVVPHPELIEEILSAKFHNFTKLPGDPLSRQLVGQGLVGLTGEKWAQHRKIINPAFHMDLLKGMIPTIVKSSADMLDEWSKLVLSGASEIDVQKEFRELTADIISRTAFGSNFTEGKEIFDMQAKQMILTAESFSTVYIPGFRFLPNTKNRQRWNLEKNIRRCLKQVIDARKKTAGMEKPGSYGADLLGFMMSKSKEQAGVNAKSKASLSTEEIIDECKTFYFGGHETTSVPLTWTIILLGIRQDWQERGHREVGMIINETLRLYPPADGVLRQACAPTKLGRISIPAGTQLELPILAIHHDPALWGNDANDFNPGRFSEGIAKAAKHPMAFMPFGAGPTICVGQNFALSEAKMVLAMILQKFSFVTPPSYTHAPFLLFTLRPQYGAQVILLNSI